One genomic region from Cucumis melo cultivar AY chromosome 9, USDA_Cmelo_AY_1.0, whole genome shotgun sequence encodes:
- the LOC103482847 gene encoding uncharacterized protein LOC103482847, whose amino-acid sequence MMDLIYCEEEIERFYDTREEISSVSDWGSDCSENCSTSFGDDGDIPENLRYVGWIRNLESVYERRNKFFKWMGLDLDQNFDNTDEEEGDSWRVYRDRILEDCGTVLRLSGSEGELSSSLTISSMSNEAPESSGNVAVEENHACTIRNLDNGTEFIVDSFSQDGMLNMLREVGSNRSFSFDEFERNIGQSPLVQQLFRKNVEKAGVIVNARKEAKKGWLRKLGAVACIVDNGEGAMKTGVSNSSSKAGIQQVRVHPYKKQSKELSSLFVGQEFEAHKGSITTMKFSVDGRYLATAGEDGVVRVWQVLEDVRFNNFDIHNVDPSSLYFSMNHLSKLDPLDVPKETLGKTKLKRSSSTACVIFPPKLFRILEKPLHEFLGHSGEVLDLSWSKKGLLLSSSVDKTVRLWQLGCDTCLRVYCHNNYVTCVSFNPIDENHFISGSIDGKVRIWEVLACQVVDYIDIREIVSAVCYRPDGKGGIVGSMTGNCRFYNIIDNRLELDAQICLNGKKKSPGKRIIGFEFSPSDPSKLMVCSADSPVHIISRSDVICKFKGLRNGGNKMSASFTSDGKHIVSASEENVYVWNYNCKDKASRKKKIWSSESFFSRSATIAIPWSGVKITPEPPLSPTRVCDTTGIIPEMEPKYPDDDGDREHKVPSSSPDCFSLSRTLFPELLKGTATWPEEKLHDSSSMTPSPSPSMCKTEFKFLKNACQSMLSSPHMWGLVIVTAGWDGRIRTFLNYGLPIRL is encoded by the exons ATGATGGATTTGATTTACTGTGAggaagaaattgaaagattctACGACACCCGTGAGGAGATTTCCTCTGTTTCTGATTGGGGATCTGATTGCTCCGAGAACTGCAGTACTAGTTTTGGGGATGATGGTGATATTCCTGAAAATTTAAGATATGTGGGATGGATAAGAAACCTGGAAAGTGTTTATGAGCGAAGAAACAAGTTCTTCAAATGGATGGGTTTGGATTTGGATCAGAATTTTGACAACACTGACGAAGAGGAAGGAGATTCATGGAGGGTTTATCGTGATAGAATTCTAGAAGATTGTGGAACGGTGTTGAGACTTTCTGGGTCTGAAGGGGAGTTGTCTTCAAGTCTTACCATATCTTCCATGTCAAATGAAGCTCCAGAATCATCAGGGAATGTTGCTGTGGAGGAGAATCATGCTTGTACTATCAGGAATTTGGACAATGGGACCGAGTTTATTGTGGATAGTTTCAGCCAAGATGGGATGTTGAACATGTTACGCGAAGTTGGTTCAAACCGATCCTTTAGTTTTGATGAGTTTGAGAGAAACATTGGGCAGTCTCCCTTGGTTCAACAACTCTTTCGCAAAAATGTTGAAAAGGCTGGGGTTATAGTCAATGCCAGGAAAGAGGCAAAGAAAGGTTGGCTGAGAAAACTGGGTGCGGTGGCTTGTATTGTTGACAATGGGGAGGGTGCAATGAAAACCGGTGTTTCCAATTCATCATCTAAGGCAGGGATACAACAAGTTCGCGTTCATCCATATAAAAAACAATCCAAAGAATTGTCATCCCTTTTTGTGGGACAAGAATTTGAAGCACACAAAGGGTCAATTACTACAATGAAGTTCAGTGTTGATGGAAGATACTTGGCTACTGCTGGCGAAGATGGTGTTGTGCGTGTGTGGCAGGTTCTTGAAGATGTGAGATTCAATAATTTCGACATTCACAATGTTGATCCTTCCTCTTTGTACTTCTCAATGAACCATTTGTCCAAATTAGACCCCTTGGATGTGCCAAAAGAGACCTTAGGCAAGACGAAATTGAAGAGATCATCAAGCACAGCCTGTGTAATTTTTCCACCAAAGCTATTTAGGATATTGGAGAAACCTCTGCATGAGTTCTTGGGACACAGTGGCGAGGTCTTGGATCTATCTTGGTCAAAGAAAGGG CTTCTGCTGTCATCTTCTGTTGATAAGACAGTACGTCTTTGGCAGCTGGGATGTGACACATGCCTAAGGGTTTATTGTCATAATAATTATG TCACATGTGTTAGTTTCAACCCTATAGATGAAAATCATTTCATAAGTGGCTCAATAGATGGTAAAGTTCGGATCTGGGAAGTTCTTGCTTGTCAAGTGGTTGATTATATCGATATTCGGGAGATAGTAAGTGCAGTCTGTTACAGACCAGATGGAAAG GGTGGAATTGTGGGGTCCATGACTGGAAACTGCCGTTTTTATAATATTATAG ATAATAGATTGGAGCTGGATGCTCAGATATGCTTAAATGGAAAAAAGAAGTCGCCTGGGAAAAGAATAATCGGTTTTGAG TTTTCACCTAGCGACCCAAGCAAACTGATGGTCTGTTCTGCCGATTCACCAGTTCATATAATTTCTAGGAGCGATGTCATTTGCAAATTCAAGG GTCTTCGTAATGGTGGAAACAAAATGTCGGCTTCTTTTACCTCAGATGGGAAGCATATTGTTTCAGCCAGTGAAGAAAACGTCTATGTTTGGAACTACAATTGCAAGGACAAGGCATCtcggaaaaagaaaatttggtcGTCCGAAAGTTTCTTCTCTCGTAGTGCAACAATAGCTATACCTTGGTCTGGTGTGAAAATCACACCTGAACCACCACTGTCCCCAACACGAGTTTGCGATACAACAGGAATTATCCCCGAAATGGAGCCAAAGTATCCTGACGATGATGGTGATAGAGAACACAAGGTTCCATCGTCATCACCAGATTGCTTCTCTCTAAGCCGGACTCTTTTTCCCGAGTTGCTAAAAGGAACTGCAACTTGGCCAGAAGAGAAACTCCATGATTCTAGCTCAATGACCCCTTCACCTTCCCCTTCGATGTGCAAGACCGAGTTCAAGTTTTTGAAGAATGCATGCCAGAGCATGCTTAGCTCTCCGCACATGTGGGGTCTTGTGATTGTAACCGCTGGATGGGACGGACGCATCAGAACATTTCTCAACTATGGTTTGCCTATTCGGTTATAA